TCCTTGGCCCATTTGCGCTGCAGGAACGCCAGGATTTCAGCGCGGCCGCGGATGAACTCACTGCGATTCCGCCAGACGCTGTCTTCGGTGTAAGCCAGTGAGACCTTGTCGGGATCCTTGCTGTTCCAAGCATTTTCCGCCATGCGCGCTTTCTGGCAGGCGGTCTCCAGGGTGAATGGGGGAAAGGGAGGTTTTCCAGACATCAAAAAATAAACCGTTAAAAGTGATAATCAGTTCAGCTGACCGATCACACGAACCGTGTCATCGGAGCTGTAGCGGGAGACCCATTGAAGAAGCTGGGATTCTTCTTCATCTGCACGTGTGCAAGCAAAACCATAACGCGCACGAACCCGCTCAGACGCAGCGCGTAGAGCTTCAACTCCGCGCGCTTCAAGCTCAGAAACCAACAGTGAATCTCCAGCTTGAAAATAATCGAGAATCACCGTCGAAGGCGAATACAACGTACTGGATTGCCCATCTGGCCACTCCAGCTGAAAGCGAACTTCAGGCATTGATCAATGCTCAATCCAAATATTTTGCACATCAACATTGCCCATGACTGTCTCATCGAACACAGCCAAAACCAGTCAACGCATCAGTGCCATCCCAGAAGTGATGCGTGTCACCTGAATGGTTCACAACCACACTGCAATCACCCGAGGCAAAGTACCCAACACGGCAGCAAATCAGCGTCGAATCGCGTGAGGCCAGCTGCGCCAAGGCGGCCGTACGCGATGGGTCCGCAGCCAGCATGTAGCCGAAACTGGGGAAGCAAGTCAGCCAGGCCTCGTCGTGGATGCCTTCCGGTCGTTCCACGGCGTCGAGGTCAAGGATCAACTGATGACCACATGCCTCGGCAAACATCACAGCGGTGCCGATGAGGCCTCCCATGCTGATGTCTTTCGCCGCGTGAACCAGCTGTTCCGCAGCCAGCATGGGAAGCAAGGCAAGTTGCGAACGAAGACGCTCGGGCGGGGCATGGGTCGCAGCATCCCAGAAGGGGTAGTGGCGATAGAAGCCTCCTGCCTTGTTCACCAGCATCCACAGCTCATCACCTGGACGTGCTGCGCGAGCAGACAGCACAGGACCCTCCGCCACCCCCAGAACAGACACCGAAAGCGCCTGATAAGAGCTCTGCTGGTTGGAGTGGCCACCCACCATCGGAACACCGAAGCGATCACAGGCAAATCGCATTCCCTCCATCAAGGCGCTGATGTCTTCAGTGCCCGTGCTCCAGACACTGTTCACCAGCGCCAGGGGACGGCCACCCATGGCTGCGATGTCACTGAGGTTGACCAAGACCCCACTCCAGCCGGCAAACCATGGGTCCTCTTCTACCAATCCGGGATGCATCCCCTCACAGGCCAGCAACAGCTGGCCGGTCTGAGCAGGCAGCACAGCCGCGTCATCACCCAGCATCCCGGCCAGTCCCAGCTGCGGAAAGGGCTGATGGCAAAAGGTGGCAGCGGCCGAGCGAATATCGCGCTTCGCCAACAGGCCGCTGGTGCTGCGCAAGGCGTTCACAAGACCCACGTCATTCACGCCGCAGTTGACAAGTGATGCGAGGCGATCGGCCGTTGCTCACGGGAGGGCAGGTAGTAGCCAAGATCCGCTTCCATCAGGTGATGGCGAATGCCCCGGATCTCAAGTTCATCGATCGAGGACCAGTGCAAGCGGCGGAAAAAACGGACGTTCTGAATCTGCACCGTGGCCAGGAAGCGATCACATCCCCAACCATTGGCCGTGGTGACAGCTTTCCAAATCAAACCCTTGCCAATTTGGTTATGACGACGGAAATCGGAATGCACGCCAAGACGTCCGCCATACCAAAGTCGCGGTTCCGTCTCCACAATCCGCACCACGCCAACCACATCTGTTTCGGCGCCATCGTCATGCCCCCGCTCTGAGCTGTGATGCAACGCCGCTATCGGGTAGGCGATCGCATCAAGCTCGTCACGATCAGACTCTTCAAACACGTGCTGCTCGCTGCAGAAGATGCTGCGCCGCAAGGACCAATACCCCTGGTTCAGTGACGACTCGGCCCGCAGAAGATGAAAGGTAAAACGATTGGAACTCGCGGTGGGAGACAGACGGAAATCATCGGCATCGATGCCGATGCCAGCGCGCACAGACGGCGTGAACAGATGAGGTGCGGAACTGACGCTGCGGCCAATGCCGCAGCTGCTGGGATCAAGACACGAGACCATGACTACGACACTTGCTCGAACAACGAGAGTGCGGAGCAAGCCCCGCATTTGGCACAACCAGCGGACATCTGCTCGGAACGCAGATCCCCCGCATTCAGCATCGCGGCAACACCCTGATACACATCGACCATGAAGGAGCTGTCCGGCGATGGATGGCTCTCCAGCGGTGTTCCAGAAATCGGCACGAAGGGCACAACAAAGGGGTAGACCCCGAGTTCAATCAAACGGCGGCTGCAGTCGAGCAAGGCCTCCTTGCTGTCACCCAGGCCGGCCAGCAGATACGTGGACACTTCACCGCGACCGAACACCGCAACGGCATCCGCGAAGGCCTCGTAGTAGCGCTCAAGACTGAGCTCCGATTTCCCGGGAAGGATCCGACGCCGCACCTCCGGCTCCACCACCTCCAGGTGCATGCCGAGACTGTCAATTCCAGAGTCCTTCATGCGCTGATACCAGCGCGGATCTTCCGGCGGTTCACACTGGCCCTGGATCGGGAGATTCACACGACGCTTGACGGCTTCAGCGGTTTCAGCCATCACACGGGCTCCGCGATCGTCACTGTTGGGCGTTCCGGTAGTCATCACCAATTGCTTGACCCCGTCCAGCCGGACAGCCGCTTCCGCCACTTCCGCCACCTGTTCGGGCGTCTTGCGCACCAAGGCCCCATCCTCGATCGATTGTTCAATCGCACAGAACTGGCACGACTGGGATCGATCCCGAAAACGAATGCAGGTCTGCAGCAACGTGGTGGCCAACACATCCTTGCTGTGCAGCAAGGCAATCGATCGGTAGGAGATTCCGTCGGCTGTGCTCAGGCCGTAAAACGCTGGTTCCCGTGGGGTTGTGACATCAGGAGAGCACTGCTGCTCGGGTCCCTCAATCGCAAGTGCAGCACCGGAGGATGCCAACTTGTAGGGAGATGC
This region of Synechococcus sp. NOUM97013 genomic DNA includes:
- a CDS encoding MSMEG_0570 family nitrogen starvation response protein; this encodes MPEVRFQLEWPDGQSSTLYSPSTVILDYFQAGDSLLVSELEARGVEALRAASERVRARYGFACTRADEEESQLLQWVSRYSSDDTVRVIGQLN
- a CDS encoding MSMEG_0567/Sll0786 family nitrogen starvation N-acetyltransferase; the encoded protein is MVSCLDPSSCGIGRSVSSAPHLFTPSVRAGIGIDADDFRLSPTASSNRFTFHLLRAESSLNQGYWSLRRSIFCSEQHVFEESDRDELDAIAYPIAALHHSSERGHDDGAETDVVGVVRIVETEPRLWYGGRLGVHSDFRRHNQIGKGLIWKAVTTANGWGCDRFLATVQIQNVRFFRRLHWSSIDELEIRGIRHHLMEADLGYYLPSREQRPIASHHLSTAA
- a CDS encoding MSMEG_0568 family radical SAM protein gives rise to the protein MSELGRLVTELQVHGVRVDPVKGNPGRRGGAGPSDHRALDFDGTTVMVPVYNDASAASPYKLASSGAALAIEGPEQQCSPDVTTPREPAFYGLSTADGISYRSIALLHSKDVLATTLLQTCIRFRDRSQSCQFCAIEQSIEDGALVRKTPEQVAEVAEAAVRLDGVKQLVMTTGTPNSDDRGARVMAETAEAVKRRVNLPIQGQCEPPEDPRWYQRMKDSGIDSLGMHLEVVEPEVRRRILPGKSELSLERYYEAFADAVAVFGRGEVSTYLLAGLGDSKEALLDCSRRLIELGVYPFVVPFVPISGTPLESHPSPDSSFMVDVYQGVAAMLNAGDLRSEQMSAGCAKCGACSALSLFEQVS
- a CDS encoding sll0787 family AIR synthase-like protein, whose translation is MNDVGLVNALRSTSGLLAKRDIRSAAATFCHQPFPQLGLAGMLGDDAAVLPAQTGQLLLACEGMHPGLVEEDPWFAGWSGVLVNLSDIAAMGGRPLALVNSVWSTGTEDISALMEGMRFACDRFGVPMVGGHSNQQSSYQALSVSVLGVAEGPVLSARAARPGDELWMLVNKAGGFYRHYPFWDAATHAPPERLRSQLALLPMLAAEQLVHAAKDISMGGLIGTAVMFAEACGHQLILDLDAVERPEGIHDEAWLTCFPSFGYMLAADPSRTAALAQLASRDSTLICCRVGYFASGDCSVVVNHSGDTHHFWDGTDALTGFGCVR